The following proteins come from a genomic window of Oncorhynchus kisutch isolate 150728-3 unplaced genomic scaffold, Okis_V2 Okis06b-Okis10b_hom, whole genome shotgun sequence:
- the LOC109876713 gene encoding monocarboxylate transporter 4 gives MGGAVVDEGPGGVKAPDGGWGWAVLSGCFVITGFSYAFPKAVSVFFKELIREFDVGYSDTAWISSILLAMLYGTGPLCSVLVNRYGCRPVMMVGGLFASLGMILSSFSTSILHIYLSTGVITGLGLALNFQPSLIMLNRYFSEKRPLANGLAAAGSPVALCCLSPLGQLLQYQYGWRGGFLILGGLLLNCCACAALMRPLVAPPKPHQREDVEKEGKELEVEKTQSKPKPLLDFSVFKDRGFLIYTIAASIMVLGLFVPPVFVVSYAKELGNEDTKSALLLSILGFIDIFARPTCGIIAGLKWVRPRVVYLFSFAMIFNGCTDLVGSQAKDYPFLVVFCVFFGISYGMVGALQFEVLMAIVGTEKFSSAIGLVLLMEAIAVLVGPPGAGRLLDATKNYMYVFLLAGIEVVLAAVVLATCNFLFIRKKPTEPAAELENGTVSAEMELLNKPVAAEEEEEEVEKGEKEVKEMKEKEEKEKEEVKEMKEKEEVKEMKEMKEEAVEKAKEDEEDSEKKKEEEKKKEEIRPESVMVVSEEVESFLKEPEEQNGALLSSFETRL, from the exons ATGGGAGGTGCGGTGGTGGACGAGGGACCTGGGGGGGTGAAGGCACCAGACGGGGGGTGGGGCTGGGCTGTGCTGTCCGGCTGTTTCGTCATCACTGGGTTCTCCTACGCCTTCCCCAAGGCTGTCAGCGTGTTCTTCAAGGAGCTGATCAGAGAGTTCGACGTGGGGTACAGCGACACAGCATGGATCTCATCTATACTGCTGGCTATGCTGTACGGCACAG GTCCTCTGTGCAGTGTGTTGGTGAATCGTTACGGGTGTCGTCCGGTGATGATGGTGGGGGGACTTTTTGCCTCTCTGGGGATGATTCTGTCTTCCTTCTCCACCAGCATCCTCCACATCTACCTCTCTACTGGAGTCATTACAG GTCTGGGCCTGGCGTTGAACTTCCAGCCGTCTCTGATCATGCTGAATCGCTACTTCAGTGAGAAGAGGCCCCTGGCTAACGGCCTGGCTGCTGCTGGGAGTCCTGTGGCCCTCTGCTGCTTATCACCTCTGGGACAG CTGTTGCAGTACCAGTACGGTTGGAGAGGAGGCTTCCTCATCCTCGGAGGGCTCCTGCTCAACTGCTGCGCCTGCGCGGCCCTCATGAGGCCCCTAGTGGCCCCTCCTAAACCCCACCAGCGGGAAGACGTAGAGAAGGAGGGAAAAGAGTTGGAGGTAGAGAAGACCCAGTCCAAACCCAAACCTCTCCTGGACTTCAGTGTGTTTAAGGACAGGGGTTTCCTGATCTACACCATAGCTGCATCTATTATG GTTCTGGGTCTGTTTGTGCCACCGGTGTTCGTGGTGAGCTATGCCAAAGAGCTGGGCAACGAAGACACCAAGTCGGCCCTCCTCCTATCCATCCTCGGCTTCATAGACATCTTCGCCCGGCCCACCTGTGGCATCATCGCTGGGCTGAAGTGGGTCAGGCCCAGAGTTGTTTACCTGTTCAGCTTTGCCATGATCTTTAATGGATGCACTGACCTGGTGGGATCTCAG GCGAAGGACTACCCGTTTCTGgtggtgttctgtgtgttcttcGGGATCTCCTACGGCATGGTCGGGGCGCTACAGTTTGAGGTTCTCATGGCGATCGTTGGCACGGAGAAATTCTCCAGCGCTATAGGACTGGTGTTGCTCATGGAAGCTATTGCTGTGCTGGTGGGACCACCTGgagcag gtCGGCTGCTGGACGCCACTAAGAACTACATGTACGTGTTCCTGCTGGCAGGAATTGAGGTGGTCCTCGCCGCCGTGGTCCTGGCCACGTGTAACTTCCTGTTCATCAGGAAGAAGCCCACGGAACCCGCTGCGGAACTGGAGAACGGAACGGTTTCCGCGGAAATGGAGCTTCTCAACAAGCCTGTTGctgctgaggaagaggaggaggaagtagagaagggggagaaagaggtgaaggagatgaaggagaaagaggagaaggagaaagaggaggtgaaggagatgaaggagaaagaggaggtgaAGGAGATGAAGGAGATGAAGGAGGAAGCGGTTGAGAAAGCAAAGGAGGACGAGGAAGACAGTGAGAaaaagaaggaggaagagaaaaaGAAGGAGGAGATCAGGCCTGAGAGCGTAATGGTGGTCTCAGAAGAAGTGGAGAGCTTCCTTAAAGAACCAGAAGAACAAAATGGTGCCTTGCTCTCCAGTTTTGAGACACGTCTGTAG